The following proteins come from a genomic window of Candidozyma auris chromosome 4, complete sequence:
- a CDS encoding tyrosine/serine/threonine protein phosphatase gives MTATKHSAMSVSPSPANPPLTPQHDQIPRVVSLSKLSVLHNDPSAAKDEPFSLLSSSLKSDPGLIPPIDDEIPALHKVKSKRSSSASNDSIHERDRFRARFHSLNTQTTENPIEEENALDEDECEVCYGISSKTKKLNVVRTSDDKSSAAYSTTEPLSPLDPESTYFRDHLSRVGEEVNSASQVSLRKIFPKSLPLVFQWYFNKPLPPTNQMFPWLHGLHPENFTQRSFFVFQQMAHQDSSNDCNNVDFNMHFARPSDARFLICIEADADTYPEDKVLLNTIGLDEVLQKIEFSHREVENSISTLIYTLFGDFEDTAVLDNLSEIITRDCFITGFMPEFLNLDPDRGISLRNFHIQVAKSARCADFVVYSSAKASKAGVSKAVSVARLLRLAQIIDERSNPKKYNVFLLEGGEISPDKGAFNVITQRPSAKAHEILSHSKRSQLFHHCFGHQKLHFYPMWESELQLKEKLETTVMSAASRLHNNVWSGNSWDHDAMIHELRSENYPDGIKEDTVHEYPKVPAYCEPSRSTVFHAELTPENFEMSLPRPKAHWKLFIHCHNDAKFPEISVLSQLLFKYTISSHMADDVDDIHHLEFPSSGSIGIGDCKQENLMCIVNTCKLLYLYSSSTSPGSLASLLYCSDGYTESSLLIFCYIMYAENVSLTDAMIKVHQTYGRPFYIFGSDVIILRKLEYLMRKFSPANPARQVEWGDQELITNKELNEVLLGPSKQEPPKEIPSKFRLGYIRNESDTETSDSEDEDELNDTSSYLDKDWVEDVEGSFPSRILPYLYLGSLKHANSLALLSRSGVKCVISVGENLDWLHGHKFQHNNDIIVDELENGNIERYTIRPKQENLHRSKVQCSVESVIKVNNLQDDGIDELSNALPSMLKAIDEEYKRRDGDTKILVHCRVGVSRSATVVIAEVMRRLKLNLAQAYLYVRVRRLNIVIQPNLRFMYELFKWEEEQEAQKNPRGDALRKIDWFMMCREIEKLNLPYLGNR, from the coding sequence ATGACTGCTACGAAACACTCTGCCATGCTGGTGCTGCCTTCCCCTGCCAACCCGCCGTTGACGCCGCAACACGACCAAATCCCGAGAGTCGTGTCGTTGAGCAAGTTGCTGGTGCTCCACAACGACCCTTCGGCTGCCAAAGATGAGCCTTTTTCCCTCTTGCTGAGCTCGTTGAAGCTGGACCCCGGCTTGATCCCGCCAATCGACGATGAGATTCCAGCATTGCATAAAGTCAAAAGCAAACGGCTGTCTTCAGCGTCAAACGACTCGATTCACGAACGAGATCGGTTTAGGGCAAGATTCCACTCGCTCAATACCCAAACCACTGAGAACCCgatcgaggaagaaaatgCTTTGGACGAAGACGAGTGCGAGGTGTGTTATGGAATATCCtcaaagacgaagaaatTGAACGTGGTGAGGACCCTGGATGATAAGTCATCTGCGGCTTACTCGACTACGGAGCCGCTTTCACCGCTTGATCCCGAATCCACTTACTTCAGAGATCATCTATCGCGTGTGGGCGAGGAAGTCAATTCGGCGAGTCAAGTGTCTCTCAGAAAGATCTTCCCAAAGAGCCTACCCTTGGTGTTCCAGTGGTACTTCAACAAACCACTACCGCCTACCAACCAGATGTTCCCCTGGCTTCATGGACTTCATCCAGAAAATTTCACCCAGAGATCATTCTTTGTGTTCCAGCAAATGGCCCACCAAGACTCTTCCAATGACTGCAATAATGTCGACTTCAACATGCATTTTGCGAGGCCGTCCGACGCCCGCTTCTTGATCTGCATCGAGGCGGACGCCGATACCTATCCCGAGGACAAGGTTCTTCTCAACACTATTGGCTTGGATGAAGTTCTCCAGAAAATCGAGTTTTCTCATCGTGAAGTTGAGAACTCTATTTCAACGTTGATTTATACACTTTTTGGAGACTTTGAAGATACAGCAGTTCTTGACAATCTAAGTGAAATTATCACGAGAGACTGCTTCATCACTGGCTTTATGCCAGAATTCCTCAACCTTGATCCCGATAGAGGAATCTCTCTTCGCAACTTTCATATTCAAGTGGCCAAACTGGCTCGATGTGCTGACTTTGTCGTATACTCCTCTGCAAAGGCACTGAAGGCGGGCGTCTCAAAAGCTGTAAGTGTTGCTAGGCTTCTTCGCCTCGCACAAATTATAGACGAGAGATCAAATCCGAAGAAGTATAACgtgtttcttcttgaaggtggtgaaaTTTCACCAGACAAGGGTGCATTCAATGTCATCACACAGCGACCCTCGGCTAAAGCTCATGAAATTCTCTCTCATAGCAAAAGAAGTCAACTTTTCCATCACTGCTTTGGTCATCAGAAGCTTCATTTCTATCCTATGTGGGAGTCAGAGTTACAACTTAAGGAGAAGCTCGAAACGACAGTCATGTCTGCCGCCTCAAGATTGCACAATAATGTCTGGCTGGGTAACTCATGGGACCACGACGCAATGATTCACGAACTACGTCTGGAGAATTACCCCGATGGCATCAAAGAAGATACGGTTCATGAATATCCCAAGGTGCCAGCTTACTGCGAGCCTTCACGATCAACTGTCTTCCATGCTGAATTGACGCCCGAAAACTTTGAAATGTCTCTTCCGAGACCTAAGGCACACTGGAAATTATTTATTCATTGTCATAACGATGCCAAATTCCCCGAAATCTCGGTGTTGAGCCAATTACTTTTCAAGTACACAATTTCTTCACATATGGCCGATGATGTGGATGATATTCACCATCTTGAATTTCCGTCTTCAGGATCTATCGGTATTGGTGACTGCAAGCAAGAGAACTTGATGTGCATCGTCAATACCTGTAAGTTGCTTTATCTATACTCTTCCTCAACGTCCCCAGGAAGCTTAGCATCATTGCTATATTGCTCTGACGGCTACACAGAACTGTCATTGCTCATATTCTGCTACATAATGTACGCCGAAAACGTTTCTTTGACTGATGCGATGATCAAGGTCCATCAGACTTACGGCAGGCCGTTTTACATTTTCGGCAGTGATGTGATTATATTACGAAAACTTGAGTACCTCATGCGCAAATTCAGTCCAGCTAACCCGGCCAGGCAAGTCGAGTGGGGCGATCAGGAGTTGATCACCAACAAGGAGCTCAACGAGGTGCTTCTAGGACCATCTAAACAAGAGCCGCCGAAGGAAATTCCTTCCAAATTCCGCTTAGGCTATATCAGAAACGAATCAGATACTGAAACATCGGATTCtgaggacgaggacgaACTTAATGATACATCGTCGTATTTAGACAAGGATTGGGTGGAGGATGTTGAGGGGTCGTTCCCCTCGAGGATCCTACCATACTTGTACCTTGGGTCATTGAAACATGCCAACAGCTTGGCGCTTTTGTCACGTTCGGGAGTGAAATGCGTGATCAGCGTAGGAGAGAACCTCGACTGGCTCCATGGGCACAAGTTTCAGCACAACAACGACATCATTGTCGATGAGCTCGAGAATGGCAATATAGAACGGTACACTATCAGGCCAAAACAAGAGAACCTTCACCGCAGCAAGGTGCAATGTTCAGTGGAGCTGGTGATCAAGGTAAACAATTTGCAAGACGACGGCATTGACGAGCTCAGTAATGCGTTGCCGTCAATGCTCAAAGCCATCGACGAGGAGTATAAGCGTCGGGACGGCGACACCAAGATCCTTGTACATTGCCGAGTCGGAGTGTCGAGGTCAGCTACCGTGGTAATAGCCGAGGTGATGCGGCGACTCAAGCTCAATTTGGCGCAGGCTTACTTGTACGTTCGAGTGAGGAGATTGAATATCGTGATCCAGCCCAATTTACGGTTCATGTACGAGTTGTTCAAGTGGGAAGAGGAGCAAGAGGCGCAGAAGAACCCCCGGGGAGATGCGCTTCGTAAGATCGACTGGTTCATGATGTGTCGAGAgattgaaaagttgaatCTTCCATATTTGGGGAACCGATGA